DNA from Marinagarivorans cellulosilyticus:
AGCCAGCGCTTTACTGCAGCAGCACCTAAGCCCAGCCCCACCTAAAAGGCCGCGCAGGATGACACATTTCATGACCATGATACAATCCGCGCCCGTTTTTTAACCAGCGCGCGGCCTCTCATGCGTATATTTCTTGCCCCCATGGAGGGGGTAGTCGACCACAACCTTCGCAAACTTTACTGCGCGATTGGCGGTGTGGATTATGCCGTAACCGAATTTATCCGGGTATCGCAAAGCCGCCTGCCCGACCATGTCTTTTACCGCCTGTGCCCAGAGCTAACCCAACCTATTAAAATCCCTGTGCGCGTGCAACTATTAGGCAGCGACCCCGCCAATTTAGCAGAGCACGCCAAGCGCCTTGCCGACTTGGGCGCAATTGGTATCGACCTAAACTTTGGCTGCCCCGCAAAAACCGTTAACAAAAGCCGAGGCGGCGCCTGCCTATTGCAAGAACCCAACTTACTGCACGACATTGCAAGTGCAGTGCGCACCGCAGTGCCGCAACACATACCCGTAACCGCCAAAATGCGCTTGGGCTTTAACGCCAGAGAAGGCTACATCGAAAATGCTCAAGCACTGGCCAGCGGCGGTATTGCAGAGCTATTCGTCCACGGCCGCTCCAAAGTGGATGGCTATAAACCACCGGCCTACTGGCATGCCATAGGCGAAATACAAAGCGCCTTGAATATTCCCGTTATCGCCAACGGTGAAATGTGGACACCTAACGATGTAAAAC
Protein-coding regions in this window:
- a CDS encoding tRNA dihydrouridine synthase, whose protein sequence is MRIFLAPMEGVVDHNLRKLYCAIGGVDYAVTEFIRVSQSRLPDHVFYRLCPELTQPIKIPVRVQLLGSDPANLAEHAKRLADLGAIGIDLNFGCPAKTVNKSRGGACLLQEPNLLHDIASAVRTAVPQHIPVTAKMRLGFNAREGYIENAQALASGGIAELFVHGRSKVDGYKPPAYWHAIGEIQSALNIPVIANGEMWTPNDVKQCLDESGCTDVMLGRGLLATPDLALAVKALHNNQAYCFMPWQHILPKVWQYHLSTLESYDPKYAGNRLKQWLMYLQLNYPEAKPFFEAIKRMRTAQELENAYHRYQTGF